Proteins from one Toxotes jaculatrix isolate fToxJac2 chromosome 13, fToxJac2.pri, whole genome shotgun sequence genomic window:
- the asb4 gene encoding ankyrin repeat and SOCS box protein 4 — translation MLNSFIITICAFISKLLHAVWRTLVSQPASLAERGSPLVGFMEELSPRQLAVKQLKQRFLQALQANNAQEVLQILHTSKLDIDTVLEVEDPSMILASYKQGYWLPGYKLENSWAMGIHVCVMYNAVETALVLLQKGAAVNRMPNGKTPLHVACEVSNGDCVALLLAHGAKVNSLSLSGHTPLHYCITRESTDCAKQLILKGAKVNIPSHNNDEDTPLHTAARFGVPELTALYLAHGAPVDAVNSLKETPLMTAAFWAFDPKEQIYSEDHHFVCRLLLDHQADPNLQEEDNKTALHKAAWNCDHVLMQMLLEAGADTRAMDINGCAPIQYLLKVTDVRPMAIPELCYQLLLNYNAARIYPPQFHKVLQSCHDYPRVIEIMVNSYEHLKPTKKWRAAIPDDCYKRHKDFYDSVFAVCTNTPRSLCHLTRCAIRASLGGFCHRGVAHLPLPSPMKKYLLLEPEGILF, via the exons ATGCTTAATTCCTTCATTATCACCATTTGTGCGTTCATTTCCAAGCTTCTCCATGCTGTGTGGAGAACATTAGTGTCTCAGCCGGCTAGTTTGGCAGAGCGAGGCTCTCCTCTTGTGGGGTTCATGGAGGAGTTGAGCCCCAGACAACTGGCTGTCAAGCAGCTAAAGCAAAGGTTCCTGCAGGCCCTGCAGGCCAACAATGCCCAGGAGGTCCTGCAGATTCTGCACACCAGCAAACTAGACATTGACACggtgctggaggtggaggaccCCAGCATGATCCTGGCCTCATACAAACAAG GTTATTGGCTACCAGGCTACAAACTGGAGAACTCCTGGGCGATGggtattcatgtgtgtgtgatgtacaaCGCCgtagaaacagcactggtgctCCTTCAGAAAGGTGCAGCCGTCAACCGGATGCCCAATGGGAAGACCCCGCTGCACGTGGCCTGTGAGGTCTCCAATGGCGACTGTGTGGCCTTGCTTTTGGCTCACGGAGCAAAGGTCAACAGCCTGTCGCTGAGCGGGCACACACCACTGCACTACTGCATCACCAGGGAGTCCACGGATTGTGCCAAGCAGCTCATCTTGAAAG GTGCAAAAGTCAACATACCCAGCCACAACAATGACGAGGACACACCCTTACACACAGCAGCCAGATTTGGCGTTCCAGAGCTAACGGCTCTATATTTGGCTCACGGTGCGCCTGTGGATGCAGTCAACTCTCTTAAGGAGACACCTCTGATGACTGCAGCCTTCTGGGCTTTTGACCCTAAAGAGCAAATCTACAGTGAGGATCATCACTTCGTCTGCCGTCTCCTGCTGGACCACCAAGCAG ATCCAAACCTCCAAGAAGAAGACAATAAAACAGCTCTTCACAAAGCAGCCTGGAATTGTGATCATGTCCTAATGCAGATGCTTTTGGAGGCCGGAGCAGATACGAGAGCCATGGACATCAATGGCTGTGCCCCCATTCAGTACCTTCTCAAAGTGACTGATGTCAGGCCTATGGCCATACCTGAGCTCTGCTATCAGCTGCTGCTCAACTATAATGCAGCGCGGATCTACCCACCACAGTTCCACAAG GTGCTGCAGTCTTGCCATGACTACCCCAGAGTGATAGAGATCATGGTCAACTCTTATGAACATTTAAAGCCCACAAAGAAGTGGAGAGCTGCCATTCCCGATGATTGCTACAAG agacacaaagactTCTATGACTCTGTGTTTGCCGTTTGCACCAACACTCCTCGCAGCCTCTGTCACTTGACCAGATGTGCCATCAGAGCCAGCCTGGGTGGCTTCTGCCACAGAGGTGTAGCACATCTGCCTTTGCCATCTCCCATGAAGAAATACTTACTACTGGAACCTGAGGGAATACTGTTCTGA
- the pdk4 gene encoding pyruvate dehydrogenase kinase, isozyme 4, with protein sequence MKFAQFLLKNGSVAGIPKQVERFSKFSPSPLSMKQFIDFGSANACEKTSFVFLRQELPVRLANIMKEIDFLPDKLLSTPSLKLLTSWYSQSLLELIDFLEKDPDDKDILKNFTQTLVNVRNRHNNVVPTMAQGVVEYKEAFGVDPVTNQNVQYFLDRFYMSRISTRMLMNQHTLIFNGSVNPAHPKHIGSIDPSCDVVEVVKDAYETSKMLCEQYYLTSPDMEITEVNSKNPGQPLHIVYVPSHLYHMLFELFKNAMRATVETHETSPMLPLIKVRVSLGTEDLTIKMSDRGGGVPLRKIERLFSYMYSTAPSPVHVDNSRNAPLAGFGYGLPISRLYAKYFQGDLQLYSMEGYGTSAVIYLKALSSESVERLPVFNKSALRHYQSSTEADDWCMPSKDPRKLGNYERTQ encoded by the exons atgaagtTCGCTCAGTTTTTGCTGAAAAACGGCTCCGTAGCTGGGATACCGAAACAAGTGGAGAGGTTTTCTAAGTTTTCCCCTTCTCCTTTGTCTATGAAGCAATTCATTGACTTTG GCTCAGCCAATGCATGTGAGAAGACCTCCTTTGTGTTCCTGCGTCAGGAGCTTCCTGTCAGACTGGCAAATATCATGAAGGAAATTGATTTCCTCCCTGACAAGCTCCTCAGCACCCCATCACTTAAACTCCTCACCAGCTG GTATTCACAGAGTTTGTTGGAGCTTATAGATTTTCTAGAAAAAGATCCAGATGATAAGGATATCCTGAAAAA CTTTACACAGACTTTGGTGAACGTCCGGAACAGGCACAACAACGTGGTGCCCACCATGGCTCAGGGCGTGGTGGAGTACAAGGAGGCCTTCGGCGTGGACCCCGTCACCAACCAGAACGTTCAGTACTTCTTGGACCGTTTCTACATGAGCCGCATCTCCACACGCATGCTCATGAACCAGCACA CTTTAATCTTCAACGGCAGTGTGAACCCAGCCCATCCCAAACATATTGGCAGCATTGACCCCAGCTGTGACGTTGTGGAGGTAGTAAAAG ATGCATATGAGACTTCAAAGATGCTGTGTGAGCAGTATTACTTGACCTCTCCTGATATGGAGATTACAGAAGTCAATT CCAAAAATCCTGGCCAGCCCCTCCACATCGTCTATGTGCCATCCCATCTCTACCACATGCTGTTTGAGCTTTTCAAG AACGCCATGAGAGCTACAGTAGAGACCCATGAGACCAGTCCAATGTTGCCCCTAATCAAAGTACGAGTTTCACTGGGTACTGAGGACCTCACTATCAAG ATGTctgacagaggaggtggagTCCCCCTGAGGAAGATCGAACGTCTCTTCAGCTACATGTACTCCACGGCTCCCAGTCCCGTCCACGTAGACAACTCTCGCAATGCACCTCTG gctGGTTTTGGTTATGGCCTGCCCATCTCCCGCCTGTATGCCAAATATTTCCAGGGAGACCTGCAGCTCTACTCCATGGAGGGCTACGGCACCTCAGCTGTCATCTACTTAAAG GCCTTGTCCTCAGAGTCAGTGGAGAGACTTCCTGTCTTCAACAAGTCAGCCTTACGGCATTACCAGTCCAGCACAGAGGCTGATGACTGGTGCATGCCCAGCAAGGATCCGAGGAAACTGGGAAACTACGAGAGGACTCAGTGA